A stretch of the Uranotaenia lowii strain MFRU-FL chromosome 3, ASM2978415v1, whole genome shotgun sequence genome encodes the following:
- the LOC129754631 gene encoding probable cytochrome P450 9f2, producing MEIGLITLGLILTALVLIYRRITHKNDYFHDKPIPSMAVQPIFGSTAGPILNRTTFSEFIGKIYNKYAGVKVFGLFDMTMPMFVIRDPELIKNLAVKHFDHFVDHRPLFETSNESPDIYFNKMLISLTGQKWRDMRAMLSPAFTGTKMRTMLGLMTGYSEQAVSILKQQASRSGGYLHYEMKDLFIRMANDIIATCAFGLKVESIENSENDFFRMAQRMFNSNKLKMMARILTSRIWPGLLSKFDIDLFDRDITKYFSQIIREAVRTRKEQGIVRPDMINMLMQAQQGTLKHAQDPATEADQDAGFSTVEESNVGKQSISRAISEPEFIAQCLLFFVGGFDSISSILTFASYELAVNPDVQQRLYEEIQETNKNLQGKPLDYDTLQKMKYMDMVISETLRHWCAPALDRICVQDFHFDDGNGLKFTIDKGTSIWIPVHGLHHDPKYFPNPERFDPERFNEENRKNINMDAYIPFGVGPRNCIGSRFALMEMKALLFAVLKEFCLERTAETQVPLKLAKGLISLNSEKGVHLRLSLRQ from the exons ATGGAGATCGGGCTGATAACGCTTGGGTTAATTTTAACCGCGCTTGTGCTTATCTATCGGAGGATTACCCACAAGAATGACTACTTCCACGATAAACCTATTCCGTCGATGGCGGTCCAGCCAATTTTCGGAAGTACGGCTGGGCCAATTTTGAATCGGACTACCTTCAGCGAATTCATCGGGAAGATCTACAACAAATATGCGGGTGTTAA AGTTTTCGGTTTGTTCGACATGACCATGCCAATGTTCGTGATTCGAGATCCGGAACTTATAAAAAACCTCGCGGTCAAACATTTCGACCATTTCGTTGACCATCGGCCGTTGTTCGAGACTTCGAATGAAAGTCCGGATATTTACTTCAACAAGATGCTGATCAGTCTGACAG GACAAAAATGGCGAGATATGAGAGCCATGTTGAGTCCAGCTTTCACCGGCACCAAAATGCGTACGATGCTGGGACTCATGACGGGATATAGTGAACAAGCGGTTTCCATCCTGAAGCAACAGGCTTCTCGTTCCGGGGGATATTTACATTACGAAATGAAGGATCTCTTCATCCGGATGGCCAACGACATCATCGCAACGTGTGCCTTTGGACTGAAGGTCGAATCAATCGAGAACAGCGAAAATGACTTTTTCCGGATGGCACAGCGCATGTTTAATTCGAACAAACTTAAAATGATGGCACGCATTTTGACCTCTAGAATCTGGCCCGGTCTGTTGTCGAAGTTTGATATCGACTTGTTCGATCGGGACATTACCAAGTACTTTTCCCAAATTATTCGGGAGGCAGTCCGGACCCGCAAAGAGCAGGGCATCGTTCGACCGGACATGATCAATATGTTGATGCAAGCCCAGCAAGGAACGTTGAAACATGCCCAAGATCCCGCCACCGAAGCGGACCAGGATGCAGGATTTTCAACTGTTGAGGAATCAAATGTTGGCAAACAATCGATTTCGAGAGCAATCAGTGAACCGGAATTTATAGCTCAATGTTTGCTATTCTTCGTCGGTGGGTTTGATTCGATTTCTTCGATTTTAACGTTCGCGTCCTACGAGCTAGCCGTGAATCCAGATGTTCAACAACGGCTGTACGAAGAAATTCAGGAAACCAATAAAAATCTTCAAGGTAAACCTCTGGACTACGATACCCTCCAGAAAATGAAATACATGGATATGGTCATTTCCGAAACTTTGCGTCACTGGTGTGCTCCAGCCCTAGATAGAATTTGTGTGCAGGACTTCCACTTCGACGATGGCAATGGGCTGAAGTTCACCATTGACAAAGGAACCAGCATTTGGATCCCGGTTCATGGACTTCATCACGACCCGAAGTACTTCCCCAATCCGGAAAGGTTCGACCCAGAAAGGTTCAACGAAGAGAACCGAAAGAACATCAACATGGATGCCTACATACCGTTTGGAGTTGGACCTAGGAATTGTATCGGATCCCGTTTCGCGCTGATGGAGATGAAAGCTCTGCTCTTTGCGGTACTTAAGGAGTTCTGTCTCGAAAGAACTGCAGAGACCCAGGTGCCGCTGAAACTAGCCAAgggattgatttcacttaacaGCGAGAAGGGAGTTCATTTGAGATTATCATTGAGACAGTAA